One region of Salvelinus sp. IW2-2015 linkage group LG1, ASM291031v2, whole genome shotgun sequence genomic DNA includes:
- the LOC111970475 gene encoding potassium voltage-gated channel subfamily A member 10 isoform X1 produces the protein MEVPLVNFENMDDIGINMGVPGDSGYPTSPTSEAAPDQNPVTNRVMSPNPSQHRGHQTRPEGFSPSTTPIRTTKDPSSCNSLLSNFKLLMNSEGSPTDSVFSKLVQECCDNEEDLFGEKLGVEDRDQKVVINISGMMFETQLKTLSQFPDSLLGDPMKRMEYFDPMKNEYFFDRNRPSFDGILYFYQSGGKVRRPANVPLEIFAREIVFYELGREAMEQFRELEGFITEPEPLLPTNEVHKQFWLLFEYPESSSAARSVALVSVFVIVISIFIFCLETLPEFRDDVDFITTFSLGVNGTQEGPPIVQKDLFAYFTDPFFIVETICIIWFCFELGVRFVVCPSKSEFFHNIMNTIDIVSIIPYFVTMATELWTTPDEDINSSQNMSLAILRIIRLVRVFRIFKLSRHSKGLQILGQTLKASMRELGLLIFFLFIGVILFSSAIYFAEVDEPHTQFVSIPDGFWWAVVTMTTVGYGDMCPTTLGGKMVGTLCAISGVLTIALPVPVIVSNFNYFYHRETEQAEKQVIDDAAEAAQKITDANKYEYGSTPSLNINTINGSLQNDKNGM, from the coding sequence ATGGAGGTGCCACTGGTTAACTTTGAGAACATGGATGATATCGGCATCAACATGGGCGTCCCCGGTGATTCGGGGTACCCCACTTCACCCACTTCAGAGGCAGCGCCTGATCAGAACCCTGTCACCAATCGTGTGATGTCACCAAATCCATCACAGCACCGTGGGCACCAGACCAGGCCAGAGGGGTTTTCTCCCTCTACAACGCCTATACGGACGACTAAAGACCCGTCTAGCTGCAACAGTCTGCTGTCCAACTTCAAACTCCTGATGAACAGTGAAGGCTCGCCGACCGACAGTGTCTTCAGTAAGCTGGTTCAGGAGTGCTGTGATAACGAAGAAGACCTGTTTGGGGAGAAACTGGGAGTGGAGGACAGGGATCAGAAAGTGGTCATCAATATTTCAGGCATGATGTTCGAGACACAACTCAAAACTTTATCGCAGTTTCCAGACTCCCTGCTGGGAGACCCCATGAAAAGGATGGAATACTTTGACCCGATGAAGAACGAGTACTTTTTCGACCGGAACCGTCCCAGCTTCGATGGGATCTTGTACTTCTATCAGTCTGGGGGCAAAGTCCGAAGACCGGCCAACGTCCCCTTAGAGATTTTTGCAAGAGAGATAGTATTCTATGAGTTAGGAAGAGAAGCTATGGAACAGTTCCGTGAACTTGAGGGGTTCATAACAGAACCCGAGCCGCTGTTGCCAACCAACGAGGTCCACAAGCAGTTCTGGCTCCTGTTTGAGTATCCGGAGAGTTCCAGTGCAGCTAGGTCAGTGGCCTTGGTATCTGTCTTCGTCATTGTCATCTCTATCTTCATTTTCTGCCTGGAGACTCTGCCAGAGTTCCGTGACGACGTAGACTTTATCACCACCTTTTCCCTGGGTGTCAATGGAACCCAGGAGGGTCCTCCTATAGTCCAAAAAGACTTATTCGCCTATTTCACAGACCCCTTTTTCATTGTGGAAACCATCTGCATAATTTGGTTCTGCTTTGAGCTTGGCGTACGCTTTGTGGTCTGCCCGAGCAAAAGTGAATTCTTCCACAACATTATGAACACCATTGACATTGTCTCTATAATACCCTATTTCGTAACCATGGCTACAGAGCTGTGGACCACGCCAGATGAAGACATCAACTCCAGCCAAAACATGTCACTGGCCATCTTACGCATCATCCGTYTAGTGCGAGTCTTCCGAATCTTCAAGCTGTCGCGACACTCCAAGGGACTTCAGATCCTGGGCCAGACCCTGAAGGCTAGTATGAGGGAGCTGGGTCTGCTGATCTTCTTCCTCTTTATTGGAGTCATACTGTTCTCCAGTGCCATTTACTTTGCTGAGGTGGACGAGCCCCACACACAGTTTGTCAGTATCCCTGACGGGTTCTGGTGGGCTGTGGTGACAATGACCACTGTGGGATACGGGGACATGTGTCCTACTACTTTGGGAGGCAAAATGGTGGGGACTCTCTGCGCCATTTCCGGCGTGTTGACCATCGCCTTACCCGTCCCTGTTATCGTCTCCAACTTTAACTATTTCTACCACCGGGAGACAGAGCAAGCAGAGAAACAAGTGATTGACGATGCAGCAGAAGCAGCTCAGAAAATAACCGACGCAAACAAGTATGAGTATGGTAGCACACCCTCTCTTAACATTAACACAATCAATGGTAGCTTGCAGAATGACAAGAATGGCATGTAA
- the LOC111970475 gene encoding potassium voltage-gated channel subfamily A member 10 isoform X2 has product MEVPLVNFENMDDIGINMGVPEGFSPSTTPIRTTKDPSSCNSLLSNFKLLMNSEGSPTDSVFSKLVQECCDNEEDLFGEKLGVEDRDQKVVINISGMMFETQLKTLSQFPDSLLGDPMKRMEYFDPMKNEYFFDRNRPSFDGILYFYQSGGKVRRPANVPLEIFAREIVFYELGREAMEQFRELEGFITEPEPLLPTNEVHKQFWLLFEYPESSSAARSVALVSVFVIVISIFIFCLETLPEFRDDVDFITTFSLGVNGTQEGPPIVQKDLFAYFTDPFFIVETICIIWFCFELGVRFVVCPSKSEFFHNIMNTIDIVSIIPYFVTMATELWTTPDEDINSSQNMSLAILRIIRLVRVFRIFKLSRHSKGLQILGQTLKASMRELGLLIFFLFIGVILFSSAIYFAEVDEPHTQFVSIPDGFWWAVVTMTTVGYGDMCPTTLGGKMVGTLCAISGVLTIALPVPVIVSNFNYFYHRETEQAEKQVIDDAAEAAQKITDANKYEYGSTPSLNINTINGSLQNDKNGM; this is encoded by the exons ATGGAGGTGCCACTGGTTAACTTTGAGAACATGGATGATATCGGCATCAACATGGGCGTCCCCG AGGGGTTTTCTCCCTCTACAACGCCTATACGGACGACTAAAGACCCGTCTAGCTGCAACAGTCTGCTGTCCAACTTCAAACTCCTGATGAACAGTGAAGGCTCGCCGACCGACAGTGTCTTCAGTAAGCTGGTTCAGGAGTGCTGTGATAACGAAGAAGACCTGTTTGGGGAGAAACTGGGAGTGGAGGACAGGGATCAGAAAGTGGTCATCAATATTTCAGGCATGATGTTCGAGACACAACTCAAAACTTTATCGCAGTTTCCAGACTCCCTGCTGGGAGACCCCATGAAAAGGATGGAATACTTTGACCCGATGAAGAACGAGTACTTTTTCGACCGGAACCGTCCCAGCTTCGATGGGATCTTGTACTTCTATCAGTCTGGGGGCAAAGTCCGAAGACCGGCCAACGTCCCCTTAGAGATTTTTGCAAGAGAGATAGTATTCTATGAGTTAGGAAGAGAAGCTATGGAACAGTTCCGTGAACTTGAGGGGTTCATAACAGAACCCGAGCCGCTGTTGCCAACCAACGAGGTCCACAAGCAGTTCTGGCTCCTGTTTGAGTATCCGGAGAGTTCCAGTGCAGCTAGGTCAGTGGCCTTGGTATCTGTCTTCGTCATTGTCATCTCTATCTTCATTTTCTGCCTGGAGACTCTGCCAGAGTTCCGTGACGACGTAGACTTTATCACCACCTTTTCCCTGGGTGTCAATGGAACCCAGGAGGGTCCTCCTATAGTCCAAAAAGACTTATTCGCCTATTTCACAGACCCCTTTTTCATTGTGGAAACCATCTGCATAATTTGGTTCTGCTTTGAGCTTGGCGTACGCTTTGTGGTCTGCCCGAGCAAAAGTGAATTCTTCCACAACATTATGAACACCATTGACATTGTCTCTATAATACCCTATTTCGTAACCATGGCTACAGAGCTGTGGACCACGCCAGATGAAGACATCAACTCCAGCCAAAACATGTCACTGGCCATCTTACGCATCATCCGTYTAGTGCGAGTCTTCCGAATCTTCAAGCTGTCGCGACACTCCAAGGGACTTCAGATCCTGGGCCAGACCCTGAAGGCTAGTATGAGGGAGCTGGGTCTGCTGATCTTCTTCCTCTTTATTGGAGTCATACTGTTCTCCAGTGCCATTTACTTTGCTGAGGTGGACGAGCCCCACACACAGTTTGTCAGTATCCCTGACGGGTTCTGGTGGGCTGTGGTGACAATGACCACTGTGGGATACGGGGACATGTGTCCTACTACTTTGGGAGGCAAAATGGTGGGGACTCTCTGCGCCATTTCCGGCGTGTTGACCATCGCCTTACCCGTCCCTGTTATCGTCTCCAACTTTAACTATTTCTACCACCGGGAGACAGAGCAAGCAGAGAAACAAGTGATTGACGATGCAGCAGAAGCAGCTCAGAAAATAACCGACGCAAACAAGTATGAGTATGGTAGCACACCCTCTCTTAACATTAACACAATCAATGGTAGCTTGCAGAATGACAAGAATGGCATGTAA